CAGCTCAGTCAAGTTCGCAATCTCCACAGGAATTTCTCCATACAAAGAATTGTAATGCAGATACAACCCCGTCAAATGCTTCAGCCCACCGACCGCTGGCGACAGCTTTCCGGCCAGCCCTTTGCCCTGCAAAGAAATGTTAGCCACTTGGCCTTTCTCATTGCAAGCGACTCCCTCAAATGAACCATCACACGGGTGACCGGCAACAACCCATGAACCCAAATGCAAGTTTTCCGGGTCAAGACTGGCTTTTAGGTCCATTAAGGAAGTCAGCTCGGAAATGGGGTCTGCCGAGGAGAATGTGAGTAGGAGAAAGGGAAGAAACAGCAAAGGAGAAAAACCCATGTTGTGGAAGGTGGTGAAAATCCGAGAGGAAGCTTTATTCTTGTAGATATATATGTGGCTGATGTTGTTCTTGCTCTGCTGGTGGTTATGCTTCCCACTGTTTTTGATGCTGTTTGTCTatagtttttcttgtttttgaaaaaaacgGGTTTGGAATCTCGGTGTTGAAGCGTgcaggaagagagagagagagagagacttcacacacatacacacagtACAGAGAGTGAGTGAGCTTCTTCTGTGTGTCTTGTTTTgcttttatcaaattttgtcGGAAAAGAAGAGAGTGGAGACATGGTACAAGGAAAAGCCCATACTGttgggaaaagaaaaggtgcGTAGAGATTCGAAGAAACAAATCTGTGGCCGTTGATCAGTTTGATTTATCTGAGGGTCCAGGAGGGGTGAGTTGCAGAGATGAGTTTCTCGGATTCATGTGAAAAGTGAAAACGACAAAGGTGCTTGTGAGGTATAACAAAGACCAATGAGATATGATAGTGGGGGGCAGGGACCATTCTGGAATAACTGGATTTTGTAAGgttaacttttgaaattgGCTTTTGTTGGAGCAGAGGACCTTTGGTCAACTGACACCCagtatttattgttttatatatttactcttttttgTGTGAATGTCAGACTTAGTCAGAAATGAAGAATGAATGAGAACCAATTtcctatactttttttttggggggggggggggagtaAATGAAATTCAAGTacattattctttatattaattaaatatttttttaaaaaaaaaatcagtaatCTTGACTGatactgatattaataaattggttaaacaaaaatataatgtttaattattatacattttatttaacatacaaTTTGTAATATCGAAACGAACTGTGGAAACATATGAGCTCTGATAAGAATTGTCCGACCGCTGAGATATGCTCTAATAACAGCTGATGCCCGACTGTTGTTGTCCGCCTCCTCCACGTCTTGCTCGTGCCCCCACTAACCGCTGCCCCTTCCCCGCGGGCCTCTTCCTTCCTTTCAATATGCCTCCTCTTCGTCTGTCTTCTTCGAGCGCCCCCTCCTCCCCTCCCGCTCTTATTTGGCGTCGGCACACGACAGTCGACGCCTCATTACCctctttcctctctctctatatataaatatctattttaaagatatataaatttatattgttttaaaatatattataagatttgaactattcatttatatcatatgagatctaattgcaaaaaataaaaataaaactatcatttaaaataataaaattaagaagaaaaagaaaacatcgCGTGTGATACCCCTTCGGGCCAGGGGACTGTTTGCTATTTTTTAGTATCATAAGGGAGttttttagtgttttatttttcacaagggGGTATTTTATTCACAATGGggtgttttaaatatttcaagaaacacGGGGagggtaaaattgtattttacccAATTCAGATAGGTAGAaactaattcaattatttgCTGATCTGTgaagttaataatatatttatgattaattacgtgtttaaaaaaaaacaatgcaGAGTACAGTCGTGTTATTAGACTTCACGCTTTTTCAAgttccattttcttctttagtcGCCAGAATTCTGACAGTATATATTGAGGGTAGAGCAGCTGACTGTCTCTCCTGATTGGTTTGAATTTGGAGCCATTATCCTTCACTCATTCCTTTCAACCACATAATtcaaaacttttctttttccttttttattttattcactcAAAAATCCTACACACACGCATTCCAAAGCTGATTAAGTATGTTAATAATTCTGaaaacactagaaaaaaaagtttctattcactataatattaatggtTATGCCTAAAATTtgtggtaaataattaattattattaattacagttaaataaaatttatataaaaaattagttttttcaccataaaaaaaattatttgccacaACTAAGAGCCATGATAAAAGTATTTGTCTTGTCTTTTAACTACCCTTGCAAAAATCAAGACGAGCAATTATTGTGTGATTatggtcaataactatttgttatgattatttattagattagataattatccataattatttattctaaatataaattaaaataaatagctaCCACCgacaaaaatagagaaatatcAACTCATAGGTGCacgaattaaaaatattttttaaataaataattttgaggtCATCGATTTTATTATCGAGGTAAGACTAAAAGCATGTTTTGgttaacaaaatatatcaaaattcacttatataaaacaaaaaattttaaattatgaaatcttaaaataatttaccaataCCCATTTGAAAATCTTTAAGCTATTTTCCTTGATAGagaagtttttttttgttccaaATGATAATTAGGACAGCATAATTAGGCATGAGGTAGCCTAATGATTTAGGTATCATATAATTGCCTTTCCGTTTTCATGTTTTTGCCCCTTCATAAATCATGACAAACACTCATTTAACCTAACAACCCACCATCAAATACTCACTAAAAATTTTAGgcatttaatgaaaatttatatttagtctcaattgatttattattgattttttgctgctcaaataaattttttctgaccaaactGCCATTTTACATCTTCATGCACTAATgtatgtgaggaggtatattttcacccttataagtgcaatttgatcataaaagatttattagacgtacaataaattagtaataagtcaaaataaatatgaattttcattttaactattttgatCACATCAACAAATTTCGTACATTTTGACTAGCAAtgggatctatttgttagacaaaaatattaattaatgacattatatatataatttttaaattatataagtttatatataattatattaaacttcaatatagaacagtgtaattatcctaaaatGATATTGCCTTTCTTTTTGCCAAGAACATGAATCAGACAAACACTCATTTGACCTAACAACCCAACATcaaataatgatatataaCACCTgccctaattatttttcaccacaaaaaaaaattccaataaaggataattatttttttaaaaaaaaatcataagatatttttaaattatttaaattaaaatcaatgtATCACGATAATATGTGACAGTATCGACcgttttattatatgtatcactgttattttttgtgatgataatttgtaatcaattaatagaaaaaccTATTTCTCCATTATATTGGAGTTgaagtatttaataataaagtaaattacatcaataaacaaatacttcctattctttgtaaaattaaaaatacatcccttaataatattataattgtaattacaagtatactacagataaaattttacaagtgcaattccaaaataaattacattaattgacATCCTCTTTAGGGATacctttgtaattttacaaaaagtatgaaatatttgtattactAAAGTTAACATCACAGGATATCGctaatttataatgataaaattaacattaagAATTGTTAACGATATGTACTAAAtcttttgatcaatttaaaaaaaatataaataattctcaTATTGCatccaataaaattatgtgtcTGAAAATCGCAGGCCACCATTGCTAGAGATTGAAAAGGCATTGAGCTCTAAAATACTGGatttggagaaaataaaacaaattgaaataGGGATCCTACGACTCTCTCATCACCCCTACAATAACCAGCCAACATGCATGCCGACACACTTCCTATATTTAACACACACATTCACGTAAAAAACGATCTTTAAAATTACCTGATAATTGTAAAAACACGAGATTGATGTATTCAATGCAAAACCCGTTTTTaagataaaagtaaaaacacGTCTGTTTGCTGTCTAACTTTAGCGAAATTCTTGGAAAAATTAACCACGCCATGAATTTAACCTTTTCACCACAACCCAAGAAAATGAAGCATTTTTAATGGGCATTGATTCCTTCAAAACTTGGAATTTTGCCCACTCTTTGCTTTTTAGATCTTTGTCTGTCATTTGATtccatcttcttctttttttctttttctgtttaatagttaattattggAGGATAATGTTGTTTTTGCTcactacttttatttttcttttataaatattaggcaTAATTACgcatataatttgaaaaatcacatttaGTATCATTGATGTCTGTTATTGTCTAATAAGTCGACTCATcctttagtcaaaattcatcaaatttgctgatattaataaaaaaatttgaatgaatccatatttactttcaattttatgtattactaacttattgcagattaaataatttttttataatcaaactacccttatacgCTTTCACACGCTAATGAGAGCTATCGGGTATAGCTTCACTCTTATAGAAGTAGTTTGATTATATAGGTTTTGCAATAAGTTATTAATAAGTCAATGGGGGcaaatatggattttcatccaatattttttattaatatcaataattattcagtaaaattttgactaacgaaatAATCTACTTATTAGACAATAATAAACgcttactaaatataattttttaaattataaaaagcatatatataattatatccaatCTTATAGGAGGGCGGTGTAATcattcttaaatattatattagcaaaaaaaattcaagtaacaattttaatgttaataattatgCCTCAAGTTGGGCTTGCCATTGCATTATATCATAATTGTAGATAAGTGATTAGGAGgggaattaattttgagaaaaataattatagataaaatgattattatgaaattttaattctaaaattgaCTATCTCAAaacaacacacacaaaaaaaaaaaaaatgcatttccATTTCAGAcgtaaattgaaaataatcacTCACATGACAAGAGACGCATTGTATATGATAAGTGACAACGATATCTATTTTGTCcgaatcataattttaacataataattatacgtaTTAAGTGAATTGTCACATAACGAATTTCATAActttaataacaataatatttattccgttgaaatttttacaagtaagaattaataaaaaaaatatgttatataatgATCATAAACAATCGTCCAACAAATACTTTTCTATAATGGACTGTCAAGACCATTAATTTCaggagaatatttatatttttttaaaataataatgtaatatttataattataataaattttaaaaaaatcattataatttaccgtAAATTGATATAGAGCTGTGGTGGGCTTTTCATCTTTGGTGGATGTGTAAGTGGCATTGACAACTTTTATGTGGTGGGTCTGAATTCTGAAAAGCCACAAAGCATCTATCTGTCTATCTCTATCTACCTCCCAACTTTTTTTCTGATCCATCGGATTCTTTTTCCATCAGTGGTCCACGCCTCACAAGATTCTTTCTCCCCAACACCCACCCTTTCTACAACACACTCTTTATCTATCACATGGTCCATTGCACCCAAATTTCTCTTCGCTCCTTCCAACATTTTCACAAAGCTGAGACGTTGATGCTATACTGATGCATGTATTGTTGgtagttttattttgaaattataatataatttaagataaattatatgaaattgcACAAGTACTccatatcttttataaaattatatttataccccaTAAAGACTgtaagtgtaatatttttccaagAATATATGCATTTGAAAAATACGTATTGATAtggtataaaaatatgatacaaGATccatagttttctttttcttttttatatttaaattcaaggGACCACTATATACAGCAATTATTCTTGGCTATGGCTACTTAAAGGGCCTGACAtggaatatttttgttgtagtAGGAAGGAATTTTTGCTGAGAATAAATTAGTTGCAAAGTCCTTTTTTCCCCctgtgttttttcttttgtgatgTACTAAAAGGCCCCATTTGGTAGCTACCttgaaaaatcacatttaAGACCTACAAATTCATCCAACTATAGAGGAGAAAGTGGGCTTGAAACACAATGTCTAATATGATTATGAGACAAAAACATGGATTCGTACGGGGTCGGAGCagtattacttaattttaagatGAAGAAACAAAGTTGAACTTGAAAATCACTTAGCCTCACCCAACCCTTCGAAGAAAgcatgaaaaaagaaacaagaaaaagccCACTACTAActactttttttgaaaaaaacaataacTTTTTGCGCATTATTGTGGGTTGTGGGTTTTAGGGGAAGGAGAAAGGCTCTAACTTTTACAAAATGGGAGGAGGCTTGGCATAAGATTCTCATTTCTAACGTTTTCATCAATTCACCAACAATTCCTAATGCCTTTTATAGTATTTCAATGCAAACAAAGAGATTTTAATTAAGGGCTTAAGAAGTAATTATGGTTAGATGATTCTCTAATCATTGCATGTGTTTTCAAATCTTTCTTGACGcaaataagttaattggaatgattttgttttgtagTCATCAACAGATTCGTAGAAGAAAATTGtgggtttttttattaacaattaaaatgtTTGTTTAATTTGACTCCACATTCTTgagtaataataaaagtatgtCTAATTGGAACTGAGATGGGCTTTTTAATAGATATTACAGACACTCTTTATGTGGTTGGTTTCGTAAAAAAGATTTGGAGATGGCTTTCCATGTATGCTGCAGCTCTTGCTCCTTGGAAATTGGTATTTTCCCAAGAATCGCctattgttttcttctttgaaaattctttttaagaCAAGAGTAGATCATTTTTGTgggcaaaaatgaaaaatataataggcccataataagaaaattttagccCCCATCAAATTTGACCAaacaaatacattatatttgtaGTGTGATTGATATCTACactattataaagaaaagatgTGTTATAGACACAACGTAATGGTTTTAATGCCACTACTCTAATATTTGGTAATCTCATAAAtgattttcaacttataagataactaacttattcaacttctaagttttaaattaattggtaagttgtttttaaatatgatatactgatttatatataataataacacaTTTTAAAGCTTGAAAAGATTCTTCATATACAAAAACAGTATACCACAATGATTCGTATAGTTTAAAGAGAGATCAATCACATTTAACGATTGATTGGTTTGATCAAACTCGAtttagattgaaaattttctccaaaaaatgGGGAGGATTACCACAATTTATGGGCCTCTTTCACCGACTCTATCAATTGGGCCTATGGGCCGAATGGTCTTAAACTTAAATCCACTAAGTACTATCATGATAAAGATCTGGTTTATGGGCCATAGGCCCAGCCcaacaatcacataataatcaGCTTACAACTTTCTTTTCTATCTTAAATTTCTAAAGCAGTCCCCGGACTTCCGTTATTTCTATTCAAACcccttcttttcaaataaaaaagaccAACACAAAACATTCTCAATCTCAAGTTTCCAGAAACGAACACGGAAAACAGAGAGACAAAAATCGGAAATCAGATTAAGGAAAGGCGAAAACGGGAAATTGTAGAAGATGGGGCTGAGTGACGATCAGGTATCATCAATGAAGGAAGCCTTCACCCTGTTCGACACGGATGCTGACGGGAAGATTGCGCCGTCCGAGCTCGGAATCCTGATGCGTTCTCTCGGTGGAAACCCTACCCAGGCTCAGCTGAAGAACATAATCGCCGAGGAGAGCCTCAATGCGCCTTTCGATTTCAATCGATTTCTTGACCTAATGGCGAAGCATTTGAAGCCTGAGCCCTTCGATCGCCAGCTACGCGACGCGTTCAAGGTGCTTGATAAGGATGGTACTGGATTTGTGGTCGTTTCGGATCTCAGGCACATTCTCACTAGCATTGGGGAGAAATTGGAGCCTGCAGAGTTTGATGAGTGGATCCGGGAGGTGGATGTTGGATCCGATGGCAAGATCCGGTATGAGGATTTCATTGCGCGAATGGTGGCCAAGTGAGAAGGTGATTTCGAGGCCTCTGAGATTATATATTGTGAATTTCCCGtgatttttttctccatttttcgGTTTCATGCTAGTGATCTTTTTTTCGCCATTGCAGAGTTATTAGTGCACTGTTATGTTTTATATGCAAATtgcatttgtttcttttgatgAGGTCATGCTGAATGTTTATGTTGAGATATGAGTAGCCTTTTTGATGTTTCTGAATTTGTGTAATAGTAGATTCCAAGTAGTGTAACTAGGAGAGAAAATTTTGTAAGGGGAAACTGTTCAGAGTATCAAGTTAACAAACGGGTAGGTTGATTGTGAGGAATCCTCTTTCATATGGTTGCACTTATTGGATCTTTGATGGAAAtctaaagtaaaataatagagACCTGGAGGGGCGggagaaattgaaatgatgcATTGTAATTTTGGTTACTCAGTTTTAATTAGCAATGTGAGTGGAAGTTTACTGAACTTACAAGATGATTTCCAAATATTAACCCGATTAGATCTGGGGTTTGTTGGAggaaattaaaagagaaagcAAAATCTCTATAAGGTAGTTTCAGTCAAATTTTCCAGCTTAGCAACTTATGCATCAACTTTAAGAATGTAAAAATGGGTGGTTTTTGCTATAGAGAGCTGtaattttgtgttgtttaCCATTGATGTTCTGACTTGCTGTAAAAATGGGTCTATAAATGATATAAGGCTGCTTCAACAGGCCTTGTGAAATGAAAGCAGAGTTGGGCCTCCGCTCAGGAAGaatacttttttcttgccTGCTTCTTGTTGACTGGTCTCCTTATTCAGTATCATCTCTAGAAACATGGTTAATTACAGAAACATTGTGAAGCATTAAACACTGCAATTATCTGGAATTTATCCTGCGACCTTTTGTGATTGGTATATGGGTGAAGTACCATACTTTAGGCTAACTTTCCATGTCCTGGTTTTCATCCAACCATTTTATGTTTCTAGTTATTCAACAGTTTGTAGAACTTGTAATTGCTTTGGTCTAATAAAGGCTCATGCTTCATATTTTCACTTGCAGGTAACTCCAATTCTGGTTGTGTGCATCCAATTGAAGCTTGGAATTTCTTCCTTTAGAGTAGTCTTGTATTTGGCGTGCTGAAGCGCACTTTTTCCTTCATTTATTCAGTGTCCTAGTTATTGCCAGTGGTACACAAATTGTGGCCTGAATTTTAATGTGTCCTATGTTTGCTTTTGAACATTTTGAACCCTTTGTGTTCTATGAGAACTTAGGGGTATGTGCTACGACAATTTCTGCTAGCGTGGCTGAACCAGTGTGTATAGCTGACTTGCACTGAAATCTTGATTACAGTGATTCATGTTTCTTGATTGTTTTACTATGGCATTTGGAGTACTTTTCTATTGTGTTGAGTTGGAGGTGAAATCAGTTCTGGCACTCTGTACTAGAATAATGTTGTGAGTTGCAATATCCAGTAAAACTAATTGAACTTAAATTTCCTTCTCACCTGAAGTTTTACCAGGCCTAAGATGGTTTCAACCTCCTGAATGGGGGATGGTGCCAGAAAATTTTGCTCTTGGGCGAAATTGCATTTTGGCTTCCATGGGATAAGGGGTTTGCATTTTGTTACTGTACCTTAcaagattaatatttttggtcctatatgaTTAAAAGACGTTTCGGTTTTGGGCTTATGTATTAACCTGTGGGACCAAATTTATTAGACTTTGGGACcatatttgcaatattttttaattttgttggaccaaaaatgtaagcTTGCAAAGTATGGGACCAACCGTGCGATACCATCTAGGCTTCTGTTTTTTCTCATGTTATATGGGAAAAAAGGTGCCATATTTGCTAAGGTATAAATGACATTGAAAATTACGCTGGACATCCataaataaagagaaagaaagaaacattccccgataatttcattttcttctcatgTAGCGGGAGATGTTTGGAGGCGAGTCTGGCTACCTGCTCCCACAGGTGATCGCTAAGGTTTCTTTCGTGGGTTGGTTATTGAGTTGATCATGAATTATTAGCATatcttttatgaaatattttgtaacaaAAGACCCCTAAATCTACCATCACTTCAGCAATTTATGCTCAAATTAAACATATCAAAttaaacatatcatctataagtttaaaataattaaagaaaattgtcTCTTACTAACTCTCTAAGTTTTCCATACATAGTTTATGCTTGCTTACAACAGTAAAGAGACAAAGAGAAAgtgagaattatattttttcataatttttcttgaactatcttagtcaattatttgaatcacaaatttaaaatgtgtttgtgtatataaattaattcgtgGATTAACCAAAACCTAACAGAGATTAAAAGTTGCATATAATATAGCACAACAAatt
This region of Sesamum indicum cultivar Zhongzhi No. 13 linkage group LG4, S_indicum_v1.0, whole genome shotgun sequence genomic DNA includes:
- the LOC105160571 gene encoding probable calcium-binding protein CML13, translating into MGLSDDQVSSMKEAFTLFDTDADGKIAPSELGILMRSLGGNPTQAQLKNIIAEESLNAPFDFNRFLDLMAKHLKPEPFDRQLRDAFKVLDKDGTGFVVVSDLRHILTSIGEKLEPAEFDEWIREVDVGSDGKIRYEDFIARMVAK